The sequence ATGGGGCCGGGAGTACGATCCAAATTGGGAGCCAAAACTTTAACTGGTTTCAATGATATAAAAAGCAGGGTAATCCCTGCTTTTTTTGTGCCTTATAATTTACGGAGAAGGAATATAAATTAACCATCGTTCTGTATTTGTCGGTAACGAAGCCATTAAAATCTCATCTACTTTTTTAATTTTACCTTTCCTACAAGAAACCATAAAACTAAGAGAATGACGGAAGCTTCTGTTTTTAGCGATACATTTCTGGCCTTTGGCAGTCATTGCGACGTAGTTCTACCAAATTTAGAGGCCGATCATGCTAAAAAAATATTTCAACAAATTAAAGCAGAAATTGAGCAGTTGGAAAGTAATATCAGCAGGTTTAGTCTGTTGTCAGATATTCACGAAATCAATCAAGTCGGTAAAGATAAATGGGTAGATGTTCCCGGTGAGTTATGGGAGATTCTTACTATTGCAAAGGATTTTCATGAAATGAGCCAGGGAGCTTTTGATGTTACCATGTTTCCATTGCAATCGCTTTGGGTTGAAAAGGAAAATCCTGAAGCCAAAGAGCTCAACGAAACAGAACAGAAATGTGGTTTTGAAAAAATTGAATTCGATACGGATAATAAGAGAATTCGATTTTTGAAGGACGGACTGGAACTTGATTTTGGTGCCATTGAAAAGGGATTTGCCCTGGATTTGATTAAACCACTTTTAATTGATCTTGGTCTGAATGATGCCATCGTAAGTTTCGAGGAAGATGTTGTTTTGGCACTTGGAAATCACCCTGCCGGAACTGCATGGCCAATAGGAATCCGAAATCTGGAGAATCCGAACGATTTTTTACATGTTTTCGAAGTGTCGGGTCAAACGGTATATACATCCGGAACGGTATTTATACGCGATGATGGAGAAGGCATGAAAGAGCGGAAAATTATCAGTCCGGAAAGTGGAATGCCGCTTGAAGGAAAGCGAACTGTTTCTGTAAAAGCCGACTCCGCAACCATGGGGGCCTTTATTGCAAATATTTGGTTAATACTTCCTGAAAATGACAAGGCGATTATTGCCGACCAGCTGCAAAATATCGAAATCCTTGAAGTGGAATACCTGGACGACGACATTAAAACAAAAATCTCATTAATAAATTAGGAGGCACAGCTATGATAAGATCCTTTATTATATTATTGTTCGTGACTTTGATTTGTAGTGATTTTGTAAGTGCTCAGTTAACAATGAAAAAGCACGACGAAGGCATTCAGATTGTGGATGGCAACTCAAATGTCTTGTTGTTTCATATAAAACCATCGAGTATCGACGGAGAATATGAGCGCTGTAATTATATACATCCGTTATATGGAATTGATGGTGAAATTTTAACTGAAGATTTTCCTGCTGATCATCCGCATCACCGGGGAGTATTTTGGGC comes from uncultured Draconibacterium sp. and encodes:
- a CDS encoding FAD:protein FMN transferase, yielding MTEASVFSDTFLAFGSHCDVVLPNLEADHAKKIFQQIKAEIEQLESNISRFSLLSDIHEINQVGKDKWVDVPGELWEILTIAKDFHEMSQGAFDVTMFPLQSLWVEKENPEAKELNETEQKCGFEKIEFDTDNKRIRFLKDGLELDFGAIEKGFALDLIKPLLIDLGLNDAIVSFEEDVVLALGNHPAGTAWPIGIRNLENPNDFLHVFEVSGQTVYTSGTVFIRDDGEGMKERKIISPESGMPLEGKRTVSVKADSATMGAFIANIWLILPENDKAIIADQLQNIEILEVEYLDDDIKTKISLIN